In Longimicrobium sp., a single genomic region encodes these proteins:
- a CDS encoding MmcQ/YjbR family DNA-binding protein — protein sequence MPVSFDQVRAMAMALPEVEEGTSYGTPAFRVRKKFFVRLKEDGESIVLRINLFKRDYLIAAEPDAFYVTDHYRDYPAVLARLSALTPERLRGRIEDSWRLMAPKRLADAHDRQPPT from the coding sequence ATGCCGGTGAGCTTCGACCAGGTGCGGGCGATGGCGATGGCGCTGCCCGAGGTGGAGGAGGGCACCTCGTACGGCACGCCCGCCTTCCGGGTGCGGAAGAAGTTCTTCGTCCGGCTGAAGGAAGACGGGGAAAGCATCGTGCTCCGCATCAACCTCTTCAAGCGCGACTACCTGATCGCGGCGGAGCCGGACGCCTTCTACGTCACCGACCACTACCGCGACTACCCGGCAGTGCTCGCGCGCCTCTCCGCGCTCACGCCGGAGCGTCTGCGCGGCCGCATCGAAGACTCGTGGCGGTTGATGGCGCCGAAGCGGCTCGCCGACGCGCACGACCGGCAGCCGCCCACCTGA
- a CDS encoding B12-binding domain-containing radical SAM protein, translated as MRIGIVDLLGKEPPRNGYSRLMRANNTSIMPQVVGVWCEEEGHEVHIAYYSGPELLAGGLPEKLDLVFINAFSQAALLAYAFSAMYRHAGVPTVLGGPHARSYPEDARQYFDYVVGFCDRDLVREILADAGPHAPEGLYLSAKQQPASLPGLRQRWQFLKPSMDRARVLKLVPLLGSLGCPYKCSFCIDAVVPYQPLEYEGLKDDLRFFQELDLPRSVAVWHDPNFGIRFDEYLDAIEEVVPPGRITFVAETSLSLLKEDNLKRLKRNGFKAIAPGIESWFDIGDKSRMKRTMGMEKVRAVAEQANLVNSYIPYTQCNLIFGLDADDGAEPFELTKRFIDLAPGVYPHFALLSAFGRNAVLNLDYQRDGRVLPVPFHFLDLVQAMNVRPKNYTWTEFYDHVIDVFDYSFSARALARRYWTNKRSYIAWEQLFRGLSSERSNRLGYHRKMRRWLEQPEVRGFFEGETRDVPAVLTDQVREHLGPLWKWLPKKALAHDPNAFLHSGSAHPLPVLV; from the coding sequence TTGCGAATCGGCATCGTCGACCTGCTGGGGAAGGAGCCGCCGCGCAACGGCTACTCGCGCCTGATGCGCGCGAACAACACCAGCATCATGCCCCAGGTGGTGGGGGTGTGGTGCGAGGAGGAGGGGCACGAGGTCCACATCGCCTACTACTCGGGGCCCGAGCTGCTGGCGGGGGGGCTGCCGGAGAAGCTCGACCTGGTGTTCATCAACGCCTTCTCGCAGGCGGCGCTGCTCGCCTACGCCTTCAGCGCCATGTACCGCCACGCCGGCGTGCCCACCGTCCTCGGCGGGCCGCACGCGCGGTCGTACCCGGAAGACGCGCGGCAGTATTTCGACTACGTGGTGGGCTTCTGCGACCGCGACCTGGTCCGCGAGATCCTGGCCGACGCCGGGCCGCACGCGCCGGAGGGGCTGTACCTCTCCGCGAAGCAGCAGCCGGCCTCGCTCCCGGGGCTCCGCCAGCGGTGGCAGTTCCTGAAGCCGTCGATGGACCGCGCGCGGGTGTTGAAGCTGGTTCCGCTGCTGGGAAGCCTGGGGTGCCCGTACAAGTGCAGCTTCTGCATCGACGCCGTGGTCCCCTACCAGCCGCTGGAGTACGAAGGGCTGAAGGACGACCTGCGCTTCTTCCAGGAGCTGGACCTTCCCCGCTCCGTGGCGGTCTGGCACGACCCCAACTTCGGCATCCGCTTCGACGAGTACCTGGACGCCATCGAGGAGGTGGTGCCGCCGGGGCGCATCACCTTCGTGGCCGAGACGTCGCTGTCGCTGCTGAAGGAAGACAACCTCAAGCGGCTGAAGCGCAACGGCTTCAAGGCCATCGCCCCCGGCATCGAGTCGTGGTTCGACATCGGCGACAAGAGCCGGATGAAGCGGACCATGGGGATGGAGAAGGTGCGCGCCGTGGCCGAGCAGGCGAACCTGGTCAACTCGTACATCCCCTACACGCAGTGCAACCTGATCTTCGGGCTGGACGCCGACGACGGGGCGGAGCCGTTCGAGCTGACCAAGCGCTTCATCGACCTGGCTCCCGGCGTGTATCCGCACTTCGCGCTGCTGTCGGCGTTCGGGCGCAACGCGGTGCTGAACCTGGACTACCAGCGCGACGGGCGCGTCCTTCCCGTCCCCTTCCACTTCCTGGACCTGGTCCAGGCGATGAACGTGCGGCCGAAGAACTACACGTGGACCGAGTTCTACGACCACGTGATCGACGTCTTCGACTACTCGTTCTCGGCGCGGGCGCTGGCGCGGCGGTACTGGACCAACAAGCGCTCGTACATCGCCTGGGAGCAGCTTTTCCGTGGGCTGTCGTCGGAGCGCAGCAACCGGCTGGGATACCACCGGAAGATGCGGCGCTGGCTGGAGCAGCCCGAGGTCCGCGGCTTCTTCGAGGGCGAGACGCGCGACGTGCCCGCCGTGCTCACCGACCAGGTGCGCGAGCACCTGGGCCCGCTCTGGAAGTGGCTGCCGAAGAAGGCGCTGGCGCACGACCCCAACGCCTTCCTCCACTCCGGCTCGGCGCACCCGCTTCCCGTGCTGGTGTGA
- a CDS encoding DUF4258 domain-containing protein encodes MIEDLRAKIAAGAFEFSQHATDQAISRHIRVEEIREAFAGGEVIEDYPDDKYGPSCLVFGLTGAGRPLHVQCSHPSRLLVKLITVYEPDPELWIGFRTRRRSG; translated from the coding sequence CTGATCGAGGATCTTCGTGCGAAGATCGCCGCCGGCGCCTTCGAGTTCTCCCAGCACGCAACGGATCAGGCCATCTCCCGGCACATCCGCGTGGAGGAGATTCGCGAAGCCTTCGCCGGCGGCGAGGTTATCGAGGACTATCCGGACGACAAGTACGGCCCGAGCTGCCTCGTCTTCGGGCTCACCGGGGCGGGGCGACCGCTGCACGTGCAGTGCAGCCATCCCTCGCGGCTGCTGGTGAAGCTGATCACCGTCTACGAGCCGGATCCGGAGCTCTGGATCGGCTTCCGAACGCGCAGGAGAAGCGGATGA
- a CDS encoding nuclear transport factor 2 family protein, with translation MPYSRTPFRAALAAAALLVPLAAAPARAQTALIPDTNMNPEMLRFRAEAMQDATDALNTFRNAWERDDVRGLMRLYQKDALLVLPGATAPTQGTQAIEQALQASLPRVGKIELGVVDAVVDDHLMYIYQRFVVEPGTGAAAEGMAGTATLVMQREGSRWRIRAQIFSPEVMQSAAAPVPAPSAATADGATH, from the coding sequence GTGCCTTACAGCCGGACCCCCTTCCGCGCCGCGCTCGCTGCCGCGGCGCTGCTCGTTCCGCTGGCCGCCGCCCCGGCCCGCGCGCAGACCGCGCTCATCCCGGACACCAACATGAACCCGGAGATGCTGCGCTTCCGCGCCGAGGCCATGCAGGACGCCACCGACGCGCTGAACACCTTCCGCAACGCCTGGGAGCGCGACGACGTGCGCGGGCTGATGCGGCTGTACCAGAAGGACGCGCTGCTGGTGCTTCCCGGCGCCACCGCGCCCACGCAGGGCACGCAGGCCATCGAGCAGGCGCTGCAGGCCAGCCTGCCGCGCGTCGGAAAGATCGAGCTGGGGGTGGTGGACGCGGTGGTGGACGACCACCTGATGTACATCTACCAGCGCTTCGTGGTGGAGCCGGGGACCGGCGCCGCGGCCGAGGGGATGGCGGGCACCGCCACGCTGGTGATGCAGCGCGAGGGAAGCCGCTGGCGCATCCGCGCGCAGATCTTCTCGCCCGAGGTGATGCAGTCCGCCGCGGCGCCCGTGCCCGCGCCGTCGGCGGCGACCGCGGACGGGGCGACGCACTGA
- a CDS encoding alpha/beta hydrolase: protein MSTASIDVPEGEARTVEHRGCRLAYTVRGAGPPVLLVQGVGVHGAGWTPQVDALSAGFRCLYFDNRGMGMSQPAGARVTVEQMAEDARVVMDAAGMESAHLIGHSLGGLVALHLALASRERARSLALMCAFARGRDATRLTPWMLWTGLRSRVGTRAMRRDAFLRIVMPPSALAGADRAALAQRLAPLFGHDLADQPPVAMKQLAAMRAYDATPRLGELAGTPALVMSAEHDRIAPPSSGRAIAAGIPGARYVEFAGASHGLPIQRADEVNALLLEHLRAAEGGRVIPA, encoded by the coding sequence GTGAGCACCGCATCCATCGACGTTCCGGAGGGCGAGGCCCGCACCGTGGAGCACCGCGGCTGCCGGCTGGCGTACACGGTGCGCGGCGCCGGGCCGCCGGTGCTGCTGGTGCAGGGCGTGGGCGTGCACGGCGCCGGGTGGACGCCGCAGGTGGACGCGCTCTCCGCTGGCTTCCGCTGCCTGTACTTCGACAACCGCGGGATGGGGATGAGCCAGCCCGCCGGCGCGCGGGTGACGGTGGAGCAGATGGCCGAGGACGCGCGCGTGGTGATGGACGCGGCGGGGATGGAGAGCGCGCACCTGATCGGGCATTCGCTCGGGGGGCTGGTCGCGCTTCACCTGGCGCTGGCCTCGCGCGAGCGGGCGCGCAGCCTGGCGCTGATGTGCGCCTTCGCGCGCGGGCGCGACGCGACGCGGCTGACGCCGTGGATGCTGTGGACCGGCCTCCGCTCGCGCGTCGGCACGCGGGCGATGCGGCGCGATGCCTTCCTGCGCATCGTGATGCCGCCCTCCGCGCTGGCGGGCGCCGACCGCGCGGCGCTGGCGCAGCGGCTGGCCCCGCTCTTCGGCCACGACCTGGCCGACCAGCCGCCGGTGGCGATGAAGCAGCTGGCCGCCATGCGCGCGTACGACGCCACGCCGCGGCTGGGCGAGCTGGCCGGCACGCCGGCGCTGGTGATGAGCGCCGAGCACGACCGCATCGCCCCGCCGTCCAGCGGCCGCGCCATCGCCGCGGGAATTCCGGGCGCGCGCTACGTGGAGTTCGCCGGCGCCTCGCACGGCCTTCCCATCCAGCGCGCGGACGAGGTGAACGCGCTGCTGCTGGAGCATCTTCGCGCGGCCGAGGGTGGGAGAGTAATTCCTGCCTGA